The Maridesulfovibrio hydrothermalis AM13 = DSM 14728 DNA window AGTGAGGAAGGAGTCGCACCCTGCGTCCGTAATTTTTTCCTTGGCTTCGGTCAGGGCATGAGCGGTAAGTGCCACGATGATGCAGGGCGTTATGTCCGTATTGTTTTCCCATGTCCTTATTGTGCGGGTGCACTCATAACCATCCATGATGGGCATTTCAATGTCCATGAAGATCATATCAAAATGCTCGTTTTGGACTCTGTTGAAGCCTTCTTCCCCGTTATTGGCAATGTGCAGAGTGTGGGGGAGATCTCTGAAAAACAATTCAATGAGCATGCAGTTGGCCTTGTTGTCTTCCACCAGCAGAATGTTAAGGGGCCGTATCTTCGTGTTATTTGGAACGGCTTTAGATTTTATTGTGTCTATTTCATTTGCGGCTTGTTTCTCTTTACGGTTAAAAATATCTTTAGCCGATTTTTCAAGTGTATGCAGATCCGGGGGAGACAGGTGAACTGCCCCTGCAAAATTTTTGATATAATCGTGGCCCACGGTGGTAAGCAGGATTATTTTTTCTTCCGGGAAGTTCATATCCGTTACGGCTGAAACCGTACGCTGCCAGTTCCAGCCGTGAATGGTGTCCCTGATCAGGACCAGATCGTAAGGCTTACCTGATTTAATGCTGTCACTTAAAAACTCTCGCCCTACTTCCATGTTTTGGGCTTTGTCGATTTTACCGGCCCGTGAACTCAGCCTTACGGAAAAAGACTGGCGGGAGTAATCCTGATCATCAATGACCAGAATTGATTTATTCCTAAATGGTGAGCGATAAGCCGAGCCTCGTGGATCTTTTGTAAAAGGTATCTGCAGGTTGACTGTAGTACCGAATCCCTTTTTGCTTTCAATCCATATTTTCCCGCCCATTGCCTCGCATAAAGATTTGCAGATAGAAAGGCCCAGCCCTGTTCCTCCGTACTTTCTCGTTGTTGATGAGTCTGCCTGAGTAAAACGGTCGAAAATTGCATCAACTTTATCTTCTTCAATACCTATTCCGCTGTCCCTAATTGCGAAGTGTATGTTCATCCGGTTTCCTAATCCGAATTCTGTATCGTGCTTAAGGGATGTTTCAACAACCACGAAACCTCTTTCTGTGAATTTAATGGCATTTCCGATGAGGTTGACGAAAATCTGCTGCAGTCTGGATGGGTCTCCCATCATAAGGACTGGAACATCGCGGTTAATGTTGTAAGCAAGTTCAAGGCCTTTTCCATGTCCTGCGTGGGCTGTCACTTTGAAGGCTTTACCGATGATGCGGTCAAGGTCAAGGTCTGTGTTTTCAAAGGAGATTTCGCCTGATTCGATTTTGCTCAGGTCAAGAATCTCATTGATCAGATGAAGCAGTGCTTCACCCGATTCCTGCAAAATTCCAACAAATCTTTTTTGCTCACTATCCAGTTCAGAATTTGCAAGTATTTCTGCCATGCCCAGAATCGCGTTCATGGGAGTTCTGATCTCGTGACTCATTGCGGCCAGAAACTGGGATTTTGCAACGGTTCCCTTAGCAGCTTCCACAGCCATAGCTTCTGATTTGGAAATAGCTTTGACAAGCCGCTGGTTGGCGTTTTCAAGCTCAGAGGTCCGCTCCTGAACTTTTACTTCAAGGGTTTTGTAAAGGCTTTCAAGATTACGACTCATATGGTTGAAGTTAAGGGCCAGAACTCCGATTTCATCCATGCGTGAGCCTACATCAACTGTAACAAATTTTCGGCGGGCAATTTTTCTGGTTTTATTGGCGAGCAGTTTGAGAGGAGTAATGAGAATGCGCTGGAAAAAGGCATCAAGGGCAATGATGGTGCAAAGCATGCACGAGCTGAAAAGCACAATCAGGCTTATTGTTTTTTCCTTGATTTCTTTTTTGACCTTGTCCAGCTTAAGCCCTATTTCAACCCGCCCGATGTTTTCGTTATCATTGTATATTGGACGGGTGACAATCATTACATTTTCCCCGTATGAGGGTTTATTTTTTACGTTGTGGTCTTTGGATACGATGTTTCCTGACTGGAGCAGGGAAACTCCGTCTTTGTCGAATACTTCGCAAAAGGCGATCTGCGGGGACTGTTCAATGGAAATGGCAAGATCCTCTATTAGAAAAAAACTGAAACGGGGAAGGTATTCCGCGCATGAGCGTGCGGCAAGAGATGCAATCCGGTTGCCATTATCGTAGAGGCTGTCTTCAAGAAGTTTCTTTTGGGAATCTACAATATAGTATCCCAGAAGAAAGAAGAACAGCATAAGAATAAGGCCGGTTCCTATGGATATTTTCAAACGTAAGCTATTGTTCATTTCGTATTACTACTTGTCCCGGGGCGGATCTTGTCTGGCAATATGGTGACTTTTTGGAAATTTTATTGAACGCCTACCTGGGTGGCGTTTTAAAATTAACCTGAATTTCACCGTTTATAATCTTGCTTTTTATCTGCGCAATTTTTTTGAGAATTTTTTCAGGTATCTTATCTCTGGTATATTTCATCTGGCTGAGTCCAATTCCGCCTTCTTTCAGTCCATAATAAGTCGGACCGGGATTGAAACGGTTTTCCATGGCGGCCTTGAGTTCGTTATAGCTGGCAATACCCAGCCTTTTTATCATACTGGTCAGTACGAATCCTTTTGCAAGGGAATCCTGATCAGAGTCTACGCCGATGGCAAAATTGCCGCTGCGCCGTGCGGCCTCAATTACTCCATTACCGGTAAGCCCTGCGACAGTGAAAACCGTGTCCGCTCCATTGCGGTATTGATTCATGGCAATTACGTATCCTTTATCTGGTGCTTTGAAGCCGGAAAAGTCTCCTAGAGGGGTTACGTAAGCCACTTCTACTTTGATTTCCGGTACAGCATATTCTGCCCCTTTAATATATCCGTGTTCGAATTCCCGAACCGCAGGAACGGGAGTTGCGCCGATGAAGCCTATTTTGCCGGTTTTGCTCATGTAGGCTGCCAGTGCTCCTGCCAGAAATGATCCCTCGCCTTGTTTGAAGGCGACAGAGGAAACATTTTCCATAGTATCTATAGGGACTTCAAGGAGAATAAATTTTTTGTCAGGGAACTTACCGGCCGTTTCTTCTACCAGCTGGGCATGCTGGGCGCCGACCAGAAGGAGTATGTCGGATATTTTTATAATATTAATGAATTCTTTTTCTGTTGATTTACCGCTTTTGCCCGGTTCGAGGATGATTAGTTTGAACTTGTATTCCTGCTGTGCTTTGCGCACACCGCCATAGCTCATATCATTGTAGGATAGATCGCCAAGTCCTGACGCGCCGGTAACAAAGCCGACAACAGGCTGTTTCGCCCATACAATTGAGCTGAACCCGATAAGTAAAATTATTGTGGTAATAAATTTTTTCATGCTTCTCCCCGGATTGATTTAAAAATACGGGCAAATTATCAGGCCGTTTGCCGGTGGGTGCTCATAACTCTAAGGTGTAATTCTATATAGTTATTATTAGCTAAATTTAAGAGAAAATGCATGTGTTTTTAAATCATAATTGAAAAATTAAGGATTCTTAATATTATTAAGTAGGTGGGGATGAAGAGAATGCGGCAGTTAATGAAAAAATAAAGACATAGAAAAGTCTCTACACTGTAGGGTGTAGAGACTTTTCTAGTTTTAATTATTTGAAGTCAGGAGTAATTAGTTTTCAGAATCGGTAGGCTTAGTGGATTTAAGTTTTTTTATTAACTTAGATAATGACTTAAAATCCTGCAAAATCCTGTTACCCCGCTGGGCCAGTGCAACTCCAGCAAAAATGATCCCGGAGGACATGATCTGGTTAAAAGTAAGTGTTTCGCCGAGTATGACCCAGCCGAAGAAAGCCGCAATTGCGGGTACAAGGTTGATGAAAGCGGATGCCTTACCAGCAGGCAGGTGGCTTATGCCTACGTTGTATAGCAAAAAGGCCCCCAGCGTTACAAATGCACCAAGATAGCCGGCAATAATCAGAATGCTCGCGGGGTCATTTCCAAGACCGTCCCGGAAAAGGAGGTAAAGTCCCGGCAGGAAAAATATACAGCCGGCCGCATTTTGCACAGCGGTCAATGTCCAGGGGCCGTAGCTGGCGGAAAGGCGTTTGATGAGCAGCATGTATCCGGCTGCGCAGACCATTGCAATAAGTTCAAGCGCATTTCCTAAAGCAGGGTTTGCAGCATTGTCTGATGGATTTCCGCTCATGGTAAGTGCTGCTACACCGAGTATGGATAGGCCCAGACCAGCCCAGCCTGCGATGGTTGTCTTCTCTTTAAAGAAAATACCGGCACCGACAGCGACCATTAACGGCAGTGATGCTGAGATAAGCCCTGCTTGTGTGGCAGATGTGTAGGTCAGAGCGTATGATTCAAACAGGAAGTACAGACAGGGCATAAAAAGGGCCATCAAGGCCAGAGCCTTGCGGTCTTTTCCTTTTTTGACCGGCCCTGCAAGGCGTGCTGTAAATGGGGTCAGCACAAGTGTTGCAATACCGGTTCTCATCCACATGACCGCCCACGGATTTAATGTGTCCACCAGATATTTCATAGCGGCAAAGGCGCTGCCCCAAAGCAGAACTGCGCCAAGTATGGCGGCCACAGGGACAAGGTGTGACGCCTGCTGATTATTATTTGAATTAATACTGCTCATATTTTTCTCCTGTGGGGGGATATTTATGCTGTTGCGGATATTTAGTCTTGTAAAATATTGCTGCGCTGTCTGACTAAATTAAGTGAATTCAGCTTATTAATAAGAGGAGCGTAATTTTTAAATTATGCGCGATACTGGAACTGAATTTTTCTTGGCCGGTTCGCTTCGGGGATTGAACATAAGGATATGATCTTTATTACGCGAAAAGGTTTATATATTTGGGGGAGTGCATTTATCAGCGGCAGCAACTTCAATTGGCATTGATCAGAAAGGCATGGTGTGTATATGCGTGAAATTTTTTTATATGCAAGTATACTGTGTCGGTGTGGCCCCTGTATATTTGCGGAATGTGTTGGTGAAATGGCTCTGATCTGAAAATCCGCTTTGCAATGCTGTTTCAGCGAAGGGAGTCCCTGAGCGCAGGAGTCGTTTGGCATGCTCAATGCGTTGCTGAAGGTGATAGCTGTGTGGTGGTAATCCGGTTGCTCTTTTGAAAACGCGCAGCAGGTGGTAGCGGGATAGTCCGGCAATTTTTGAAAGTTCATCAAGTGATATTTGGCCCGAAAGATTTTCGGTCAGATATTCACGGGCCAGCTTTACTGCTGTAGGTTCTTTCGTCTGCGGTACTCTGGGAACTGTTTCGCAATGGCGGGCCAGCAGTGCTGCGGCTGCACGGGCAAGGGCGGTATCAAGAGCCAGTCTGCTTGTTCTGGCTTTAACAGCCAGATTGAGCTGGGTCAGGGTTCCGGTGGTAAGCTTATCTTTTATGACAATTGATTTAAATTCCGGCAGGCTGTCTTTTTCAGCAAGGTCTACCAGTGCCTTTTTTATGAGTGGATTATCAAAGGAAAAAACGCGGTAAGTGAGGCGGGTGTTTAAATCGGTCAGAACTCCGGAATGTACTAAACCGGGGTTGAAAAGGGCAATCTCTCCGCTGCGCACAAAGGAACTTCCTGAACCGGGCTGGCGGCAATAGCAGCCGTCTGCCTCCATAACTCCGACAGAGTGAAATCCGTGGGTATGGTTCGGGAAAGAGTGGTTGGAATTTACAACCTCTTGTATCTCCAGCCCTTCGATTTCTTTGGGTCGCAGATATCTGATTGATCCTTTGTTCATTGTACTCACCGCTTTTTTTGAAGAGTTCATAACCCTTGTGACAAAGGTAAGTTAGCCTAAGGTTATGGAGCGGTCTTGTAAATAATTGCTATCTTGAATTTATTGAGGAGCTTTCTTGCGTTTGCGTTTAATTCCGTGTTTTTTGAGAGCGTTAACAATATCTTCAAATCCATTCAGGGTGTTAGCCATTATTTTAATTTTTCTACCATTTCTGTCTACTACGTTTATGCCGTATTCCTCATTACCATCCAGCGCTATTCCCATGCCTATTGATTGAAAAGAGCTTCCAAAATGGAGTAGCATGTGGGCCAGCTTGGTGGAGGTGCGTGTTTTGTACGACTGGTAGTAGTCAATTTCAGTCCAGCGCAAGAGGGTGTCCTTTTGACCTCTGATCTCGCGCAGTCCCTCATCTGTGATGCGGTAGCTAAGTATACTGTAGTTAAGGCCCACCCTCAAAAACAGCAGACATATTGCCGCCAGCAGCCACATGGCAAGAGTTAACCCGATCCAGCCCTGAGATACGCTCAGAACGCTGACTCCCCCTTTCATGCTCCAGACAATGGGGAAAGGCAGAAGGAAAAAAACAGTGGTTAGGATCAGGCCCATGATGTCCGGAGTTATGACAGTTAAGCCCTGAGGATAGTGGATTTCATCCTCTGCGAAAACTTTACGTGGGATCAAGGCGTAAAGAAGGAAGGCCGTGATCGCAAGAAATGCTCCCAGATGTCTGAGCGGATATAGGAATTTAGAAGGCAGGCCATATATATCCTGTACGTAAGCGGCTCTTACAGCCAGCCATTTGTCACCTTTATTTACTGAAAGGTAGGTGGTGGTTTCGAGCGGGAAGCTGCTTAAAGCGTCAAAGGGCTGGTCATTGGGGCGGAAAATGAAGCGTTTGTTGTCCATGCCGAATCTTTTTGCCATAAGGGCAGGACTGTTTTCAGGATAATTCAGTTTGCTCGTAAGGTTGTTCCATGTTGGGCTGTTGACCTCAGTGGTGCGGCCTTTTGTTATTTTTTGAATATATTCATCAAAATTAAGAACTTTTTCACTTTGCTGAACATGGCGTTCATAACCTGATTTAAAATTCTCAGGTTGAATGATCAGGACTTTTCCTCCGGGCCACAAAATGAGATAGCCGCCGAGGCAGAGTAAAGCTAAGGCCAGTATTCTTCTTAGTAATTCAGTCATGATATTCCGGTGCTGTTGATATGAAATGAGGTGATAATACGTTTGTTTGTAATACCTGCGTAGCATAACAGGAATGGGTTTCCGGTCAACTGTAAGCCGGGTTGTATAACTTTTTTACGGTTGACGGCTCTGCATTACGACGGGCCGCTGTTTTGTGCGGAGCAGCTTATAGTAATATATTGAGACAAAAACTGGAAAAAAACGTAGAACTCAGCCTTTAATGGTCAGTACTATATATCAAAATATGCAGTTTTAAATTAAGAGCTGGGTTAAATGGCTATACAGATATTCACAGCACGGGTAATCGACATTACAGGCTCCATCCCGAAAGGAAAGGTCACCACTTATGGCGGCGTAGCTGCAATGGCCGGAAATCCGCGTGCTGCGCGTCAGGTTGCGCGTATTCTCCACACCTGTTCAGAAAAAGAAGATTTGCCGTGGCATCGGGTAATCAATCAGAAAGGCCGCATTTCGCTTAAGCGCGGGCAGGGGTATGAGGAGCAGCGGGGGCTTCTCGAACTGGAGGGAGTCGTCTTTGATCTTTCCGGGCGTGTTGATTTTGATGAATTTTTATGGATTCCATAAATGGAATAACTGTTATCCTTTTGAGAACCTTTTTGTTCCGGATAAGCTGTTTCTTTTAAATCTTGCCCTGAAAGTTAAAAATAATCTATGATATGATAGGTGCAATGAATTAAACTGGTGGCCGCTGTGCAGGTTCATTTTAATCAAATAGAATAGTCTTTTTGTTTCAGAAATATATAAACATCTGTCGTAACTTTTTTTGCCGGGCCGTGTTGCAGGTACGTATTTGGGGGAGAAAGTATGATTATTTATGTCGCGGATTTAAAATCTGGAATGGTGCTTGCTGCTGATGTCAAAGGAAGCAACGGCCGATTATTGCTTCCGGCAGGAACCTCTTTAAATGAGCAGCATTTGCGTGTTTTAAATATCTGGGGAGTAAGCGAAGCTGAAATTGATGTGCAGGGGACTGATTCAACTGTGGGAGAAGAGGAGTCCGTTGATCCATTGCTGTTAGAAAAGGCAGATAAACATGCTGACGGGCTTTTTATTTATGCAGATATGGGCCATGAGCCGATGCCTACTCTTAAAGAGGCATGTGTTAAAAAGTATGTAGAACTGCTTTCATTAAATGAGGATTTGCCGCGTCTGCCTCAAATCCCTGAGGGGCGATTTGAAGTTCCTGCTTCTCCTGCTTTTGAAAGCGTATCTGCCTTTCTGGATAGCGGGGTCAAGCTGTCTTCTTTCCCCGACATCTATTATAAAATTATGGACGCTCTTGATGATCCCAGCTCAACATCCAATACCCTTGCAGATATTATTTCAAAGGACTCCGGACTTTGTGCCAAACTTTTAAGTTTGGTGAACAGTCCTTTGTACGGCTTTAACAAACCTGTTGATTCACTAAGCAGAGCCGTTTCGCTGGTGGGAACGCAGGGGCTAAGCCAACTGGCTCTGGGTGTTACGGTCATGAATTCATTTCAGGGTTTTGACGGTAAATATTTTTCAATGTCCGATTTCTGGAAGCATTCCTTATCTTGCGGAGTATTCTGCCGTATTTTGTCATCCCAGATTCCCGGTACTTCTCAGGATAATTGTTTTCTGGTGGGTATGCTGCATGATCTGGGACGGCTCATTATGCTGCAACTGGCACCGGAAGAAAGTACATTATCTTTCCAGCTTGCCAAATCACAGGGTTTTTCACTTGATTTAGCAGAAAGAGTGGTCTTTGGATTTGACCATTGCCAGCTTGCCGGTGAGCTTTTCGAGATTTGGAATTTTCCACCTGCACTGACCGAAGCAGTAGTAGGGCATCACGGACATGGCAAAGATGTTTTACTTGAGTCTGCAATCTGCTCTGTGGGTGATACTATGGCTGTGGCTATGCAGGAAGGTTCTAACGGTTCCGGTTTTGT harbors:
- a CDS encoding DMT family transporter, producing the protein MSSINSNNNQQASHLVPVAAILGAVLLWGSAFAAMKYLVDTLNPWAVMWMRTGIATLVLTPFTARLAGPVKKGKDRKALALMALFMPCLYFLFESYALTYTSATQAGLISASLPLMVAVGAGIFFKEKTTIAGWAGLGLSILGVAALTMSGNPSDNAANPALGNALELIAMVCAAGYMLLIKRLSASYGPWTLTAVQNAAGCIFFLPGLYLLFRDGLGNDPASILIIAGYLGAFVTLGAFLLYNVGISHLPAGKASAFINLVPAIAAFFGWVILGETLTFNQIMSSGIIFAGVALAQRGNRILQDFKSLSKLIKKLKSTKPTDSEN
- a CDS encoding ATP-binding protein — protein: MNNSLRLKISIGTGLILMLFFFLLGYYIVDSQKKLLEDSLYDNGNRIASLAARSCAEYLPRFSFFLIEDLAISIEQSPQIAFCEVFDKDGVSLLQSGNIVSKDHNVKNKPSYGENVMIVTRPIYNDNENIGRVEIGLKLDKVKKEIKEKTISLIVLFSSCMLCTIIALDAFFQRILITPLKLLANKTRKIARRKFVTVDVGSRMDEIGVLALNFNHMSRNLESLYKTLEVKVQERTSELENANQRLVKAISKSEAMAVEAAKGTVAKSQFLAAMSHEIRTPMNAILGMAEILANSELDSEQKRFVGILQESGEALLHLINEILDLSKIESGEISFENTDLDLDRIIGKAFKVTAHAGHGKGLELAYNINRDVPVLMMGDPSRLQQIFVNLIGNAIKFTERGFVVVETSLKHDTEFGLGNRMNIHFAIRDSGIGIEEDKVDAIFDRFTQADSSTTRKYGGTGLGLSICKSLCEAMGGKIWIESKKGFGTTVNLQIPFTKDPRGSAYRSPFRNKSILVIDDQDYSRQSFSVRLSSRAGKIDKAQNMEVGREFLSDSIKSGKPYDLVLIRDTIHGWNWQRTVSAVTDMNFPEEKIILLTTVGHDYIKNFAGAVHLSPPDLHTLEKSAKDIFNRKEKQAANEIDTIKSKAVPNNTKIRPLNILLVEDNKANCMLIELFFRDLPHTLHIANNGEEGFNRVQNEHFDMIFMDIEMPIMDGYECTRTIRTWENNTDITPCIIVALTAHALTEAKEKITDAGCDSFLTKPISKDKIVNTINELCKPMMS
- a CDS encoding MGMT family protein; translation: MAIQIFTARVIDITGSIPKGKVTTYGGVAAMAGNPRAARQVARILHTCSEKEDLPWHRVINQKGRISLKRGQGYEEQRGLLELEGVVFDLSGRVDFDEFLWIP
- a CDS encoding HDOD domain-containing protein, which codes for MIIYVADLKSGMVLAADVKGSNGRLLLPAGTSLNEQHLRVLNIWGVSEAEIDVQGTDSTVGEEESVDPLLLEKADKHADGLFIYADMGHEPMPTLKEACVKKYVELLSLNEDLPRLPQIPEGRFEVPASPAFESVSAFLDSGVKLSSFPDIYYKIMDALDDPSSTSNTLADIISKDSGLCAKLLSLVNSPLYGFNKPVDSLSRAVSLVGTQGLSQLALGVTVMNSFQGFDGKYFSMSDFWKHSLSCGVFCRILSSQIPGTSQDNCFLVGMLHDLGRLIMLQLAPEESTLSFQLAKSQGFSLDLAERVVFGFDHCQLAGELFEIWNFPPALTEAVVGHHGHGKDVLLESAICSVGDTMAVAMQEGSNGSGFVKAPYIGAWDSLGLPSSALATALLKARRQIDDILTIFGG
- a CDS encoding BMP family lipoprotein gives rise to the protein MKKFITTIILLIGFSSIVWAKQPVVGFVTGASGLGDLSYNDMSYGGVRKAQQEYKFKLIILEPGKSGKSTEKEFINIIKISDILLLVGAQHAQLVEETAGKFPDKKFILLEVPIDTMENVSSVAFKQGEGSFLAGALAAYMSKTGKIGFIGATPVPAVREFEHGYIKGAEYAVPEIKVEVAYVTPLGDFSGFKAPDKGYVIAMNQYRNGADTVFTVAGLTGNGVIEAARRSGNFAIGVDSDQDSLAKGFVLTSMIKRLGIASYNELKAAMENRFNPGPTYYGLKEGGIGLSQMKYTRDKIPEKILKKIAQIKSKIINGEIQVNFKTPPR
- a CDS encoding helix-turn-helix domain-containing protein, which gives rise to MNKGSIRYLRPKEIEGLEIQEVVNSNHSFPNHTHGFHSVGVMEADGCYCRQPGSGSSFVRSGEIALFNPGLVHSGVLTDLNTRLTYRVFSFDNPLIKKALVDLAEKDSLPEFKSIVIKDKLTTGTLTQLNLAVKARTSRLALDTALARAAAALLARHCETVPRVPQTKEPTAVKLAREYLTENLSGQISLDELSKIAGLSRYHLLRVFKRATGLPPHSYHLQQRIEHAKRLLRSGTPFAETALQSGFSDQSHFTNTFRKYTGATPTQYTCI